In Labrus mixtus chromosome 3, fLabMix1.1, whole genome shotgun sequence, a single window of DNA contains:
- the zyg11 gene encoding protein zyg-11 homolog isoform X2, translating into MLNMMFQDEASPPPLTDLCLTYVSQNLDRFCVKRPDGSLCFREAVLFPQELADQLLAKMASEGLLNDSTVGVFRTCEYLRLRRACVRTARISAEAFQKALCSHRLLELDAARVNADLTIPDILQGLATNKYCQESLQRLVLTGLTMSSLEEPIRHRFSSLHGLRSLSLANVDFYDSGLVDVCSLPRLESLDLSNTSITNLSPLLGLKERLRSLTLHQLKRLEMSTSQLLGVIGQLDSLQHLDISDDKQFTSDVARQLLSQPGILPALVSLDVSGRKQVTDAAVRAFVEDRPGMSFVGLLATDAGFSDVLSGEGNLKVTGEANETQICEALRRYSEREGFVREALFHLFSMTHVMETPRADILKLVVLGMKNHPATLNVQLAASACVFNLTKQDLAAGMPVRLLSSVTQLLLEAMRTFPNHQQLQKNCLLSLCSDRILQEVPFNRFEAAKLVMQWLCNHEDQNMQRMAVAIISILAAKLSTEQTAQLGAELFIVKQLLQIVHQKATQGVVDATLKFTLSALWNLTDESPTTCRHFIENQGLDLFIKVLESFPNESSIQQKVLGLLNNIAEVGELHVELMVQSFLDHISSLLHSQEVEVSYFAAGILAHLTSRGKDSWTLSPELRASLLEQLHAVITKWPPPDCEMVAYRSFNPFFPLLECFHTPGVQLWAAWAMQHVCSKNAARYCSMLLEEGGLQQLELVHTHPQTHKDVRLLAGSILESLQRHQARTGQHAHTHCSRHLPSPQ; encoded by the exons ATGCTAAACATG ATGTTCCAGGACGAGGCCTCCCCCCCGCCGCTGACAGACCTGTGTCTGACCTATGTGAGTCAGAATCTTGACCGGTTCTGTGTGAAAAGGCCTGACGGATCGCTGTGCTTCAGAGAGGCCGTGCTCTTCCCTCAGGAGCTGGCAGACCAGCTGCTCGCCAAGATGGCGTCTGAAG GTCTGCTCAATGACAGCACCGTGGGTGTGTTTCGTACCTGTGAGTACCTGCGTCTGAGACGAGCGTGTGTGCGGACGGCTCGTATCTCTGCTGAGGCCTTCCAGAAAGCTCTGTGTTCTCACCGGCTGCTGGAGTTGGACGCTGCCAGAGTCAACGCAGACCTCACCATCCCCGACATCCTGCAGGGCCTGGCTACCAACAAGTACTGCCAG GAGTCCCTGCAGAGACTTGTCCTCACAGGCCTCACCATGTCATCTCTGGAGGAGCCGATCAGGCACCGGTTCAGCTCCCTGCATGGCCTACGCTCGCTCTCTCTGGCTAACGTGGACTTCTACGACTCGGGACTGGTGGACGTGTGTTCTCTGCCTCGTCTGGAGAGTCTAGACCTGTCCAACACATCAATCACCAACCTGAGCCCCCTGCTGGGTCTGAAGGAGCGTCTGCGTTCGCTCACCCTGCACCAGCTCAAGAGGCTGGAGATGAGCACATCTCAGCTGCTGGGTGTCATCGGGCAGCTGGACTCGCTGCAG caccTGGACATCAGTGATGATAAACAGTTCACCTCTGACGTGGCTCGTCAGCTTCTCAGTCAGCCGGGGATTCTGCCGGCGCTCGTGTCTCTGGACGTGTCGGGGAGGAAAcag GTGACGGACGCAGCAGTCAGAGCATTTGTGGAGGACAGACCGGGGATGAGCTTTGTGGGTCTTTTGGCCACAGACGCTGGATTTTCTGATGTCCTGTCTGGAGAAGGAAACCTAAAG GTAACAGGAGAAGCCAATGAGACGCAGATCTGTGAGGCTCTGCGTCGATACAGTGAGAGAGAAGGATTCGTAAGAGAAGCTCTGTTTCACCTGTTCAGCATGACGCACGTCATGGAGACGCCACGAGCTGACATCCTCAAG ctggtgGTGCTGGGGATGAAGAATCATCCGGCCACGCTGAACGTGCAGCTAGCAGcgagtgcgtgtgtgtttaatcTGACAAAACAGGACCTGGCTGCAGGGATGCCGGTCAGACTGCTGAGCTCTGTCactcagctgctgctggaggccaTGAGGACGTTCCCCAACCACCAGCAG ctgcaGAAGAACTGTCTGCTGTCTCTGTGCAGTGACCGTATCCTGCAGGAGGTACCCTTCAACAG GTTTGAAGCAGCCAAACTGGTGATGCAGTGGCTCTGTAACCATGAAGACCAGAACATGCAGAGGATGGCCGTGGCCATCATCTCCATACTGGCTGCAAAG CTGTCCACAGAGCAGACGGCTCAGCTGGGAGCAGAGCTGTTTATCGTCAAG CAACTTCTTCAAATCGTTCATCAGAAGGCGACTCAGGGCGTGGTGGACGCCACGCTAAAGTTCACTCTGAGCGCGCTCTGGAACCTGACTGACGAGTCGCCGACAACCTGCAGACACTTCATCGAGAACCAGGGCCTGGACCTATTTATCAAAGTCttagag TCTTTCCCCAACGAGTCCTCAATCCAGCAGAAGGTTCTGGGCCTGCTG aacaACATAGCGGAGGTGGGGGAGCTGCACGTGGAGCTGATGGTGCAGAGTTTCTTAGATCACATCAGCTCCCTCCTGCACAGTCAGGAGGTGGAGGTGAGCTACTTTGCAGCAGGGATCCTGGCTCACCTGACATCTCGAGGAAAGGACTCCTGGACACTGAGCCCTGAACTAAGAGCATCTCTGCTCGAGCAGCTG cACGCTGTCATCACTAAGTGGCCCCCTCCTGATTGTGAGATGGTGGCGTACAG gTCCTTTAACCCTTTCTTTCCCCTGCTCGAGTGTTTTCACACCCCAGGAGTTCAGCTGTGGGCAGCTTGGGCCATGCAGCATGTCTGCAGCAAGAACg CCGCGAGATACTGCAGCATGTTGCTGGAAGAGGGAggtctgcagcagctggagctgGTTcatacacacccacagacacacaaagacgtCCGTCTGCTGGCGGGGAGCATCCTGGAGAGTCTGCAGCGCCACCAAGCACGCACTGgccagcacgcacacacacactgcagccgCCACCTGCCGTCACcccagtga
- the zyg11 gene encoding protein zyg-11 homolog isoform X1, with product MTSADTLRHLCAHSDVTPRRQQMFQDEASPPPLTDLCLTYVSQNLDRFCVKRPDGSLCFREAVLFPQELADQLLAKMASEGLLNDSTVGVFRTCEYLRLRRACVRTARISAEAFQKALCSHRLLELDAARVNADLTIPDILQGLATNKYCQESLQRLVLTGLTMSSLEEPIRHRFSSLHGLRSLSLANVDFYDSGLVDVCSLPRLESLDLSNTSITNLSPLLGLKERLRSLTLHQLKRLEMSTSQLLGVIGQLDSLQHLDISDDKQFTSDVARQLLSQPGILPALVSLDVSGRKQVTDAAVRAFVEDRPGMSFVGLLATDAGFSDVLSGEGNLKVTGEANETQICEALRRYSEREGFVREALFHLFSMTHVMETPRADILKLVVLGMKNHPATLNVQLAASACVFNLTKQDLAAGMPVRLLSSVTQLLLEAMRTFPNHQQLQKNCLLSLCSDRILQEVPFNRFEAAKLVMQWLCNHEDQNMQRMAVAIISILAAKLSTEQTAQLGAELFIVKQLLQIVHQKATQGVVDATLKFTLSALWNLTDESPTTCRHFIENQGLDLFIKVLESFPNESSIQQKVLGLLNNIAEVGELHVELMVQSFLDHISSLLHSQEVEVSYFAAGILAHLTSRGKDSWTLSPELRASLLEQLHAVITKWPPPDCEMVAYRSFNPFFPLLECFHTPGVQLWAAWAMQHVCSKNAARYCSMLLEEGGLQQLELVHTHPQTHKDVRLLAGSILESLQRHQARTGQHAHTHCSRHLPSPQ from the exons ATGACGTCAGCGGACACACTCCGACATCTCTGCGCGCACAGTGACGTCACACCGCGGAGACAACAA ATGTTCCAGGACGAGGCCTCCCCCCCGCCGCTGACAGACCTGTGTCTGACCTATGTGAGTCAGAATCTTGACCGGTTCTGTGTGAAAAGGCCTGACGGATCGCTGTGCTTCAGAGAGGCCGTGCTCTTCCCTCAGGAGCTGGCAGACCAGCTGCTCGCCAAGATGGCGTCTGAAG GTCTGCTCAATGACAGCACCGTGGGTGTGTTTCGTACCTGTGAGTACCTGCGTCTGAGACGAGCGTGTGTGCGGACGGCTCGTATCTCTGCTGAGGCCTTCCAGAAAGCTCTGTGTTCTCACCGGCTGCTGGAGTTGGACGCTGCCAGAGTCAACGCAGACCTCACCATCCCCGACATCCTGCAGGGCCTGGCTACCAACAAGTACTGCCAG GAGTCCCTGCAGAGACTTGTCCTCACAGGCCTCACCATGTCATCTCTGGAGGAGCCGATCAGGCACCGGTTCAGCTCCCTGCATGGCCTACGCTCGCTCTCTCTGGCTAACGTGGACTTCTACGACTCGGGACTGGTGGACGTGTGTTCTCTGCCTCGTCTGGAGAGTCTAGACCTGTCCAACACATCAATCACCAACCTGAGCCCCCTGCTGGGTCTGAAGGAGCGTCTGCGTTCGCTCACCCTGCACCAGCTCAAGAGGCTGGAGATGAGCACATCTCAGCTGCTGGGTGTCATCGGGCAGCTGGACTCGCTGCAG caccTGGACATCAGTGATGATAAACAGTTCACCTCTGACGTGGCTCGTCAGCTTCTCAGTCAGCCGGGGATTCTGCCGGCGCTCGTGTCTCTGGACGTGTCGGGGAGGAAAcag GTGACGGACGCAGCAGTCAGAGCATTTGTGGAGGACAGACCGGGGATGAGCTTTGTGGGTCTTTTGGCCACAGACGCTGGATTTTCTGATGTCCTGTCTGGAGAAGGAAACCTAAAG GTAACAGGAGAAGCCAATGAGACGCAGATCTGTGAGGCTCTGCGTCGATACAGTGAGAGAGAAGGATTCGTAAGAGAAGCTCTGTTTCACCTGTTCAGCATGACGCACGTCATGGAGACGCCACGAGCTGACATCCTCAAG ctggtgGTGCTGGGGATGAAGAATCATCCGGCCACGCTGAACGTGCAGCTAGCAGcgagtgcgtgtgtgtttaatcTGACAAAACAGGACCTGGCTGCAGGGATGCCGGTCAGACTGCTGAGCTCTGTCactcagctgctgctggaggccaTGAGGACGTTCCCCAACCACCAGCAG ctgcaGAAGAACTGTCTGCTGTCTCTGTGCAGTGACCGTATCCTGCAGGAGGTACCCTTCAACAG GTTTGAAGCAGCCAAACTGGTGATGCAGTGGCTCTGTAACCATGAAGACCAGAACATGCAGAGGATGGCCGTGGCCATCATCTCCATACTGGCTGCAAAG CTGTCCACAGAGCAGACGGCTCAGCTGGGAGCAGAGCTGTTTATCGTCAAG CAACTTCTTCAAATCGTTCATCAGAAGGCGACTCAGGGCGTGGTGGACGCCACGCTAAAGTTCACTCTGAGCGCGCTCTGGAACCTGACTGACGAGTCGCCGACAACCTGCAGACACTTCATCGAGAACCAGGGCCTGGACCTATTTATCAAAGTCttagag TCTTTCCCCAACGAGTCCTCAATCCAGCAGAAGGTTCTGGGCCTGCTG aacaACATAGCGGAGGTGGGGGAGCTGCACGTGGAGCTGATGGTGCAGAGTTTCTTAGATCACATCAGCTCCCTCCTGCACAGTCAGGAGGTGGAGGTGAGCTACTTTGCAGCAGGGATCCTGGCTCACCTGACATCTCGAGGAAAGGACTCCTGGACACTGAGCCCTGAACTAAGAGCATCTCTGCTCGAGCAGCTG cACGCTGTCATCACTAAGTGGCCCCCTCCTGATTGTGAGATGGTGGCGTACAG gTCCTTTAACCCTTTCTTTCCCCTGCTCGAGTGTTTTCACACCCCAGGAGTTCAGCTGTGGGCAGCTTGGGCCATGCAGCATGTCTGCAGCAAGAACg CCGCGAGATACTGCAGCATGTTGCTGGAAGAGGGAggtctgcagcagctggagctgGTTcatacacacccacagacacacaaagacgtCCGTCTGCTGGCGGGGAGCATCCTGGAGAGTCTGCAGCGCCACCAAGCACGCACTGgccagcacgcacacacacactgcagccgCCACCTGCCGTCACcccagtga
- the LOC132959358 gene encoding cytochrome c oxidase assembly factor 7 → MAGLINFEDEAEVKQFLDNLGVEYSFQCYKEKDPEGCQRLADYLEGVKKNYVSSAQVLKHNCETHGHGESCYKLGAYHVTGKGGVAQCLKTAYSCFLRSCSAGGKKSTDACHNVGLLAHDGRAMEGEPDLSAAREYYEKACAGGFAPSCFNLSALYINGNSKGLSPDMNLALRYANRACELGHVWGCANASRMYKMGDGTDKDEKRAEELKNRARELHGLEKERQLKFGE, encoded by the exons ATGGCCGGCCTTATAAACTTTGAGGATGAGGCAGAGGTGAAGCAGTTTCTGGATAATCTGGGGGTGGAGTACAGCTTCCAGTGTTACAAAGAGAAGGACCCTGAAG GCTGTCAGAGGCTCGCGGATTACCTGGAAGGTGTGAAGAAGAACTATGTGTCTTCAGCTCAGGTGCTCAAACACAACTGTGAAACACACGGACACGGAGAGAGCTGCTACAAACTTGGAGCGTACCACGTGACAggcaaag GTGGAGTGGCACAGTGTCTGAAGACGGCATACTCTTGCTTCCTGCGTTCCTGCAGTGCTGGAGGGAAGAAGTCCACAGACGCCTGTCATAATGTGGGTCTATTAGCTCACGATGGAAGAGCAATGGAGGGAGAGCCTGACCTCTCTGCCGCCCGAGAGTACTATGAGAAGGCATGCGCCGGAGGTTTCGCCCCCTCCTGTTTTAACCTCAGCGCTCTTTACATCAATGGAAACTCTAAAGGCCTGAGTCCGGACATGAATCTGGCTCTGCGGTACGCCAACAGGGCCTGTGAGCTGGGACATGTGTGGGGCTGTGCCAATGCCAGCCGCATGTACAAAATGGGAGACGGCACGGACAAGGACGAGAAGAGAGCCGAGGAGCTGAAGAACCGAGCCAGAGAATTGCACGGGTTAGAGAAGGAGAGGCAGCTCAAGTTTGGAGAGTGA